A DNA window from Methylocystis heyeri contains the following coding sequences:
- the queA gene encoding tRNA preQ1(34) S-adenosylmethionine ribosyltransferase-isomerase QueA has protein sequence MRVDLFDFELPQERIALRPSAPRDSSRMLVVPPGAAPFEDRIVRDLPSFLRPGDALVINDTRVVRARLSGFRLRGENKARVEVTLIERLGGNCWRAMAKPAKKLGLGEQVCFVKDQAKGVNPPLEGEGRREAAGWAGALKAIVEERGDNGEVTLRFDLSGELLDQAIEDLGAMPLPPYIAGKRAVDASDDSDYQTLFAREAGAVAAPTAGLHFTPELLSAIEAAGARIHNVTLHVGAGTFLPVKAEDTADHQMHYEHAVLSAETAAALNEIRTRGGRIFAVGTTALRCLESAADENGELKAYSARTNIFITPGYKFRAVDVLLTNFHLPRSTLFMLVCAFCGVDRMKAAYAHAIAQGYRFYSYGDASLLYRA, from the coding sequence ATGCGCGTCGACCTTTTCGACTTCGAACTTCCTCAAGAACGCATCGCCTTGCGGCCTTCCGCGCCGCGGGACAGTTCGCGCATGCTTGTGGTTCCCCCTGGGGCGGCGCCGTTCGAAGACAGGATCGTCCGCGATCTTCCCTCCTTCTTGCGACCGGGCGACGCGCTCGTCATCAACGATACGCGCGTCGTGCGGGCGCGCCTGTCGGGCTTCCGCCTTCGCGGCGAGAACAAGGCGCGGGTAGAGGTCACGCTGATCGAGCGCCTCGGCGGCAATTGCTGGCGCGCCATGGCGAAGCCCGCCAAAAAGCTCGGCCTCGGCGAGCAGGTCTGTTTCGTCAAGGATCAGGCGAAGGGCGTTAACCCTCCCCTTGAGGGGGAGGGTCGCCGCGAAGCGGCGGGGTGGGCTGGAGCCCTCAAGGCCATTGTCGAAGAGAGGGGCGACAACGGCGAAGTGACGCTGAGGTTCGACCTTTCCGGCGAGCTTCTCGATCAGGCGATCGAGGATTTGGGCGCCATGCCGCTGCCTCCCTACATTGCCGGCAAGAGGGCGGTCGACGCCTCGGACGATTCCGATTACCAGACCCTGTTTGCGCGCGAGGCTGGCGCGGTGGCGGCGCCGACCGCGGGGCTGCACTTCACGCCGGAACTGCTTTCGGCGATTGAAGCCGCGGGCGCGCGCATCCACAACGTGACTCTGCATGTCGGCGCCGGCACTTTTCTACCCGTCAAAGCGGAAGACACAGCCGATCATCAAATGCATTATGAGCACGCCGTTCTGAGCGCGGAAACCGCCGCTGCGCTGAACGAGATCCGCACTCGCGGCGGGCGTATCTTCGCCGTCGGCACCACCGCTCTGCGCTGTCTCGAAAGCGCGGCGGACGAGAACGGAGAGCTGAAGGCCTATAGCGCGCGCACCAATATTTTCATCACGCCGGGATATAAGTTCCGCGCGGTGGATGTGCTGCTCACCAATTTCCATCTGCCGCGCTCCACGCTGTTCATGCTGGTCTGCGCCTTCTGCGGCGTGGATCGGATGAAAGCGGCCTATGCCCACGCCATCGCGCAGGGCTATCGTTTCTATTCCTACGGCGACGCCTCATTGTTGTATCGGGCATGA
- the tgt gene encoding tRNA guanosine(34) transglycosylase Tgt, whose product MTQGFSFEVQATDGAARKGEITTPRGVIRTPAFMPVGTAATVKAMFVEDVRAAGADILLGNVYHLMLRPGAERIARLGGLHHFMRWPYPILTDSGGFQVMSLAKLRKLNEDGVTFQSHIDGSKHVLTPERSMEIQALLGSDIQMQFDECVRLPCSDAEAERAMRLSLRWAERSRKAFDSARGQAVFGIVQGGAVKSLRIESARALSEMDFHGLAIGGLAVGEPQEVMLEMLETVMPYLPANKPHYLMGVGTPDDIVKAVARGVDMFDCVMPTRAGRHGLAYTRFGKINLMNARHAEDSSPLDPESSCPAARNYSRAYLHHLFKAGEILGMMLLTQINVAYYQELMAGLRAAIEAKRLADFIIQTSEAWARGSQSGD is encoded by the coding sequence ATGACACAGGGCTTTTCTTTCGAGGTTCAGGCTACCGACGGCGCCGCGCGCAAGGGCGAGATAACAACGCCGCGCGGCGTCATTCGCACGCCCGCCTTCATGCCGGTCGGCACCGCCGCCACCGTCAAAGCCATGTTCGTCGAGGACGTTCGCGCCGCTGGCGCCGACATATTGCTCGGCAATGTCTATCATCTGATGCTGCGTCCCGGGGCAGAGCGCATCGCCCGTCTCGGCGGCCTGCATCATTTCATGCGCTGGCCTTATCCGATATTGACCGATTCCGGCGGCTTTCAGGTGATGTCGCTGGCAAAGCTGCGTAAGCTCAACGAGGACGGCGTCACCTTTCAATCCCATATCGACGGCTCGAAACATGTTTTGACTCCCGAGCGCTCGATGGAGATTCAGGCGCTGCTCGGCTCCGACATCCAGATGCAATTCGACGAATGCGTGCGCCTGCCTTGCAGCGACGCCGAGGCCGAGCGCGCCATGCGGCTTTCCTTGCGCTGGGCGGAGCGCTCGCGGAAAGCCTTCGACAGCGCGCGCGGTCAGGCGGTGTTCGGCATCGTGCAGGGCGGCGCGGTGAAATCTTTGCGCATCGAAAGCGCTCGCGCGCTGAGCGAGATGGATTTCCACGGCCTCGCCATTGGGGGCCTCGCGGTGGGCGAGCCGCAAGAGGTCATGCTGGAGATGCTGGAGACGGTGATGCCGTATCTTCCGGCAAATAAGCCGCATTATCTGATGGGCGTCGGCACGCCGGACGATATTGTGAAAGCGGTGGCGCGCGGCGTCGATATGTTCGATTGCGTGATGCCCACGCGCGCGGGCCGCCACGGCCTCGCCTATACCCGCTTCGGCAAGATCAATCTGATGAATGCGCGACACGCGGAAGATTCATCGCCGCTCGATCCTGAATCTTCCTGCCCCGCGGCGCGCAATTATTCCCGCGCCTATTTGCATCATTTGTTCAAGGCCGGAGAAATTCTGGGCATGATGCTGCTCACGCAGATCAATGTCGCTTATTATCAGGAGCTGATGGCTGGCCTTCGCGCCGCAATCGAAGCAAAACGCCTCGCCGATTTCATCATACAAACTTCGGAAGCCTGGGCGCGCGGCTCCCAGAGCGGCGATTGA
- a CDS encoding DNA methyltransferase codes for MSSRGRKATQALSSLAEFLRGFDGFGAQTVEYVEDGVSHFVNEFWTAGQRQAHALHEVSYRACFKPQLPEFFVSRLTAPGEKVYDPFMGRGTTVLQAALQGRAPVGNDVNPLSVLLVRPRLRPPSIEAVQERLSAIDWNCVGVERKDLLAFYHPETLRQICALRRWLLAHAPLGGEPDPADDWIRMVAINRLTGHSPGFFSVYTMPPNQAVSVEAQLKINARRKQTPPVRDVAALIVKKSQALLSEGAPPAHPAPLLITGDAAKAASIADGSVRLIVTSPPFLDIVQYAADNWLRNWFAGIDTSAVRISTHRSEAAWADMVRDCFIDFARVVAPGGHVAFEVGEVRGGRIALERLVWQAVEGLPFEKPLVLINAQKFTKTSHCWGVANNAKGTNSNRVLIFRRR; via the coding sequence ATGTCGTCGCGCGGGCGGAAGGCGACACAGGCGCTTTCTTCTCTCGCCGAATTTTTGCGCGGATTCGACGGCTTCGGCGCCCAAACGGTTGAATATGTCGAGGACGGCGTTTCTCACTTTGTAAACGAGTTCTGGACCGCCGGACAGCGTCAGGCCCATGCGCTGCACGAGGTCAGCTATCGGGCCTGTTTCAAGCCGCAGCTTCCGGAGTTCTTCGTCTCGCGCCTCACCGCGCCGGGCGAAAAGGTCTATGACCCCTTCATGGGGCGCGGCACCACGGTGTTGCAGGCCGCGTTGCAGGGCAGGGCGCCGGTCGGCAATGACGTCAATCCCTTGTCGGTTCTGCTGGTGCGGCCGCGCCTGCGGCCGCCCTCGATCGAAGCGGTGCAGGAGCGCCTCTCGGCGATCGACTGGAACTGCGTGGGCGTCGAGCGCAAGGATCTCCTGGCTTTTTATCATCCCGAGACGTTGCGCCAGATTTGCGCGCTGAGACGCTGGCTGCTGGCTCACGCCCCGCTCGGGGGAGAGCCGGACCCCGCCGACGACTGGATCCGAATGGTTGCGATCAATCGCCTCACCGGCCATTCGCCGGGGTTTTTTTCGGTCTACACCATGCCGCCCAATCAGGCGGTTTCGGTGGAAGCGCAATTGAAGATCAACGCCAGACGCAAGCAGACGCCGCCGGTCCGGGATGTCGCCGCCTTGATTGTGAAAAAATCGCAGGCGCTGCTGTCCGAAGGCGCGCCGCCGGCCCATCCGGCGCCGCTCCTCATCACAGGCGACGCCGCAAAGGCCGCTTCGATCGCAGATGGTTCGGTGAGGCTGATCGTGACCTCGCCGCCCTTTTTGGACATTGTTCAATATGCCGCCGACAATTGGCTGCGCAATTGGTTCGCCGGGATCGACACGAGCGCGGTGAGGATTTCGACCCATCGCAGCGAGGCCGCCTGGGCCGACATGGTGCGCGATTGCTTCATCGACTTTGCGCGCGTGGTCGCGCCGGGCGGGCATGTGGCTTTCGAGGTCGGCGAGGTGCGCGGCGGCAGGATCGCGCTGGAGCGGCTCGTGTGGCAGGCGGTCGAAGGACTGCCGTTCGAAAAGCCGTTGGTCCTGATAAACGCGCAAAAGTTCACCAAGACCAGCCATTGCTGGGGCGTCGCCAATAACGCCAAGGGCACCAATTCGAACAGGGTGCTGATTTTTAGGAGAAGGTGA
- a CDS encoding DMT family transporter: MHIGILLALLSAALFGASTPLAKILLGSVSPWLMAGLLYLGAGVGLAAVEIWRRASGNGIAEAPLRKSDLPWLGAVITAGGLLGPLFLMFGLARTSAANASLLLNLEGLATMAIAWLAFHENVDRRLLVGAFSILAGAALLSWQGSASMDWGALLIAGACVCWGIDNNLTRKLSSADPVQIAMLKGLVAGTVNLALASALGASLPSIGVVVAVLSVGFLGYGVSLVLFVLALRHLGTARTGAYFSLAPFIGAILALALLHEPLSVRLVVAGGLMALGLWLHLTERHEHEHMHEDFEHEHSHRHDEHHQHLHEEGVPVEEPHTHRHRHAAMVHSHPHFPDIHHRHGHGE, encoded by the coding sequence ATGCACATCGGAATCCTGCTCGCCCTTCTCTCCGCCGCGCTGTTTGGCGCGAGCACGCCCTTGGCCAAAATTCTCCTGGGGAGCGTGAGCCCCTGGCTGATGGCGGGGCTGCTTTATCTCGGGGCTGGGGTTGGCCTTGCAGCGGTCGAGATCTGGCGGCGGGCGTCTGGCAACGGCATCGCCGAAGCGCCGCTGCGCAAATCCGATCTGCCCTGGCTTGGCGCGGTCATTACGGCCGGCGGGCTTCTCGGCCCCTTGTTTTTGATGTTCGGACTGGCGCGAACCAGCGCCGCCAATGCTTCGCTGCTGCTCAATCTCGAAGGCTTGGCCACGATGGCGATCGCCTGGCTGGCCTTTCATGAAAATGTCGACAGACGCCTGCTGGTGGGCGCCTTTTCTATTCTGGCGGGCGCGGCGCTTTTGTCTTGGCAGGGCAGCGCGTCAATGGATTGGGGCGCCTTGCTGATCGCCGGCGCCTGCGTCTGCTGGGGCATCGACAATAATCTGACCCGCAAACTCTCCTCGGCCGATCCGGTGCAGATCGCCATGCTCAAGGGGCTGGTGGCGGGGACGGTCAATCTGGCGCTCGCCTCTGCGCTCGGCGCGTCGCTCCCTTCCATCGGCGTCGTTGTCGCGGTTTTGAGCGTCGGCTTTTTGGGTTACGGGGTCAGCCTCGTTTTATTCGTTCTGGCCTTGCGGCATCTCGGAACCGCGCGCACCGGAGCCTATTTCTCGCTCGCGCCCTTCATCGGGGCGATTTTGGCGCTGGCGCTTCTCCATGAGCCGCTAAGCGTGCGGCTTGTCGTGGCGGGCGGCCTGATGGCGCTCGGCCTCTGGCTGCATCTGACCGAGCGGCACGAGCATGAGCATATGCACGAGGATTTCGAGCACGAGCACAGCCACCGCCACGACGAACATCACCAGCATTTGCATGAAGAGGGTGTTCCGGTCGAGGAGCCACACACCCACAGGCACCGCCATGCCGCAATGGTGCACAGCCACCCCCATTTCCCGGATATCCATCATCGGCATGGACACGGGGAATAA
- a CDS encoding TMEM175 family protein — MQQDLNTRRIEAFSDGIFSIAITLLVLEIKVPSADMVQRHGLALSLIYIWPSYLAYIISFATILVIWAHHHWVYSAIKKSDLKLIYWNGLLLLFVTFVPFPTGLLAEYLLHSEAKVATSLYTGTFLAISLSFHGLWRHASANEKLLGSETKNATRITYHYRLAPIFYFASFISSFYSEATGIALCLLSALYFAVGGWPRS, encoded by the coding sequence ATGCAACAGGATCTGAACACGCGTCGTATAGAGGCGTTCAGCGACGGCATTTTTTCTATCGCCATAACGCTTCTGGTTCTGGAAATAAAAGTGCCAAGCGCTGATATGGTTCAAAGACACGGCCTGGCGCTGTCTCTAATTTATATCTGGCCAAGCTATTTAGCCTATATAATATCGTTTGCAACAATACTCGTGATTTGGGCGCATCATCACTGGGTATATTCCGCCATCAAAAAATCAGATCTCAAACTAATCTATTGGAACGGCCTATTATTGCTGTTTGTGACCTTCGTTCCATTCCCAACGGGCCTGCTTGCTGAGTATCTCCTGCATTCTGAAGCCAAGGTAGCGACGAGTTTATACACGGGAACGTTCCTGGCAATATCGTTGTCTTTTCATGGGCTGTGGCGCCATGCGTCCGCCAACGAAAAACTTCTCGGTTCCGAGACCAAAAATGCGACGCGCATTACATATCATTACAGGCTCGCCCCGATTTTCTATTTCGCATCGTTCATATCTTCATTTTATTCGGAAGCGACGGGTATTGCGTTGTGTCTCCTGTCGGCGCTTTATTTTGCGGTTGGCGGTTGGCCCAGGAGTTGA
- the ada gene encoding bifunctional DNA-binding transcriptional regulator/O6-methylguanine-DNA methyltransferase Ada, with protein sequence MILLAEPSGPPTERDPRWKSIVNRDAAMDGAFVYAVKTTGVYCRPSCPSRTAKPRNVRFYASSVEAEAAGFRACQRCNPKGKSPAQAIAAIVAEACRQIELADELPSLDELAATVGMSTFHFHRQFKAITGLTPKAYGAALRAKKVRAELSDAEMSVTKAIYSAGFNSGSRFYEQSNAMLGMTPTAFKRGGEDIDIRFAVGQCSLGAILVACTDKGICAITLGDDPDKLIHDLQDRFPKAGLIGGDGDFEQLVARVVGFVEEPRTGLDLPLDIRGTAFQQRVWQALREIPIGQTASYAEIASRIGEPKAARAVALACGANPVAVAIPCHRVIKNDGSLSGYRWGVERKRALLEKEVTT encoded by the coding sequence ATGATTCTTCTCGCAGAACCGAGTGGTCCGCCGACCGAGCGGGACCCACGCTGGAAAAGTATCGTCAATCGTGATGCGGCTATGGATGGCGCGTTTGTCTACGCTGTCAAAACAACCGGTGTCTATTGCCGCCCGTCTTGCCCGTCCCGCACCGCCAAGCCGAGGAACGTCCGTTTCTACGCCTCATCGGTCGAGGCGGAAGCGGCCGGCTTCCGCGCGTGCCAGCGATGCAATCCAAAAGGAAAATCGCCGGCGCAAGCCATTGCCGCCATTGTGGCGGAGGCATGCCGGCAGATCGAACTGGCGGACGAATTGCCGAGTCTCGATGAACTGGCGGCTACGGTTGGCATGAGCACTTTCCATTTTCATCGTCAGTTCAAGGCAATCACCGGCCTAACGCCCAAAGCCTACGGCGCGGCGCTCCGCGCAAAGAAAGTTCGGGCCGAACTCAGCGACGCGGAAATGAGTGTGACTAAGGCGATCTACAGCGCCGGTTTCAATTCGGGCAGCCGCTTCTATGAACAATCGAATGCGATGCTCGGCATGACGCCCACAGCGTTTAAGCGAGGGGGCGAAGATATCGATATTCGTTTTGCGGTTGGACAGTGTTCGCTCGGCGCCATTCTGGTCGCTTGCACCGACAAAGGAATCTGCGCCATCACGTTAGGCGACGATCCCGACAAGCTCATCCACGATTTACAGGATCGCTTCCCAAAGGCCGGACTGATCGGCGGCGACGGCGACTTCGAGCAACTCGTGGCTCGGGTGGTCGGCTTCGTCGAGGAGCCTCGAACAGGCCTCGATCTGCCGCTCGATATACGCGGCACGGCCTTCCAGCAGCGCGTCTGGCAAGCGCTACGAGAAATTCCGATTGGGCAAACCGCGAGCTATGCGGAAATCGCCTCCCGCATCGGAGAACCCAAAGCCGCCCGCGCCGTGGCGCTGGCCTGCGGTGCGAATCCGGTGGCAGTTGCCATCCCTTGTCATCGCGTCATCAAGAACGACGGCTCGCTCTCAGGCTATCGCTGGGGCGTGGAGCGGAAGCGCGCGCTGCTCGAAAAGGAAGTGACGACATGA
- a CDS encoding flavin reductase family protein encodes MNDRHIRIEPSILYFGTPVVLISTSNEDGSSNIAPMSSAFWLGWRCVLGIGSSSKTAENMIRTGECVLNLPSVDEVGAVNRLALLTGANPVPSSKAARGYSYEPKKFEIAGLTQINSETVSAPRAMECPVQMEAVVSAWHGLGEDSPLKGTLSVFEVRIRRVYAAPEIMMEGTRNRIDPDKWRPLIMSFQKFYGLAPKQVHESLLGEIPEALYRSPDVDRAKLESFRI; translated from the coding sequence ATGAACGACAGGCACATACGAATTGAACCCTCGATTTTATATTTCGGAACGCCGGTCGTTCTCATCAGCACAAGTAACGAGGATGGAAGCTCGAACATCGCGCCGATGTCTTCAGCCTTCTGGCTGGGATGGCGATGCGTGCTTGGCATTGGTTCTTCGTCGAAGACAGCGGAGAACATGATCCGCACCGGCGAATGCGTCCTGAATCTGCCCTCCGTCGATGAAGTCGGAGCGGTCAATCGTCTGGCCCTTCTGACCGGCGCCAACCCGGTTCCCAGTTCAAAGGCGGCAAGGGGCTACAGCTACGAACCGAAAAAGTTTGAGATCGCGGGGTTGACGCAAATCAACTCGGAAACTGTCTCGGCGCCCAGAGCAATGGAATGTCCGGTGCAGATGGAAGCGGTCGTCTCCGCGTGGCATGGTTTGGGGGAAGACAGCCCTTTGAAAGGGACGCTCTCCGTATTCGAAGTTCGAATTCGGCGCGTGTACGCGGCGCCAGAGATCATGATGGAGGGAACCCGGAACCGGATCGACCCGGACAAGTGGCGACCGCTGATCATGAGTTTTCAAAAATTCTATGGACTTGCCCCGAAGCAGGTCCATGAATCGCTTCTTGGAGAAATTCCGGAGGCGCTCTACCGCAGCCCTGACGTGGATCGGGCGAAGTTGGAATCATTCAGAATATGA
- the lpdA gene encoding dihydrolipoyl dehydrogenase — protein MPDPYDLIVIGAGPGGYVAAIRAAQLGLKTAVVEREHLGGICLNWGCIPTKALLRSADVFRVALHAADYGLVVQPAPSFDLAKIVARSRQVSGRLNAGVGFLLKKNKVDVIIGEARLSGGGRVMVEPTKKAPMTPQAPLPKGALGPGDYQAKNIIVATGARPRVLPGLEPDGRRIWTYFEALKPEALPKSLLVVGAGAIGVEFASFYRTFGVEVTLVEALPQILPAEDQEIAALARKSFEKQGIAIHSGTKVSGLEKRADSVVATLTGADRASRQIEAERVLAAAGVVANTEGLGLEELGIKIERGVIAIDGFGRTNVAGVYAIGDVAGGPMLAHKAEHEGVVCVEAIAGKNPHPLDKGRIPGCTYCHPQIASVGLTEQKAKEAGFEVKVGRFPLLANGKAIALGEPDGLVKTIFDAKTGRLLGAHLIGAEATELIQGFVIAMNLETTEEELMHSVFPHPTLSEAMHESVLDAFGRAIHI, from the coding sequence ATGCCCGATCCCTATGATCTCATTGTCATTGGCGCGGGTCCCGGCGGTTATGTCGCCGCGATAAGGGCGGCCCAATTGGGGCTGAAGACCGCCGTCGTCGAGCGCGAGCATCTCGGCGGCATCTGCCTCAATTGGGGCTGCATCCCGACCAAGGCGCTGCTGCGCTCGGCCGATGTTTTCCGCGTCGCCCTCCACGCCGCGGATTACGGCCTTGTGGTCCAGCCGGCGCCGTCTTTCGATCTCGCCAAAATCGTCGCCCGTTCGCGGCAGGTTTCGGGGCGTCTCAACGCCGGCGTCGGGTTTCTTCTGAAAAAGAACAAGGTCGACGTCATCATCGGCGAGGCGCGCCTTTCCGGCGGCGGCCGGGTGATGGTGGAGCCGACAAAAAAGGCCCCCATGACGCCGCAGGCGCCTCTGCCCAAGGGGGCGCTGGGGCCGGGGGATTATCAGGCCAAGAACATCATCGTCGCGACCGGCGCGCGTCCCAGAGTCCTGCCCGGGCTCGAACCGGACGGGCGGCGGATCTGGACCTATTTCGAGGCGCTGAAGCCCGAGGCTTTGCCTAAATCCCTGCTGGTGGTGGGGGCGGGGGCGATCGGGGTCGAGTTCGCCTCGTTTTATCGCACCTTTGGCGTGGAAGTGACTCTGGTCGAGGCCCTGCCGCAGATCCTGCCGGCGGAAGATCAGGAGATCGCCGCGCTCGCGCGCAAAAGCTTTGAAAAGCAGGGCATCGCGATTCATAGCGGGACCAAAGTCTCAGGGCTGGAAAAGCGCGCCGACAGCGTCGTCGCCACGCTGACCGGGGCCGATAGGGCGAGCCGCCAGATCGAGGCCGAGCGGGTTCTGGCCGCAGCCGGAGTCGTCGCGAACACGGAAGGGCTTGGGCTCGAAGAACTCGGCATCAAGATCGAGCGTGGCGTCATCGCCATCGATGGCTTCGGGCGAACCAATGTCGCCGGGGTCTACGCCATCGGCGACGTCGCCGGCGGCCCGATGCTGGCGCATAAGGCCGAGCATGAGGGTGTGGTCTGCGTCGAAGCGATCGCCGGCAAAAATCCCCATCCTCTCGACAAGGGCCGCATTCCCGGCTGCACCTATTGCCATCCCCAGATCGCATCGGTGGGGCTCACCGAGCAGAAGGCCAAAGAGGCGGGCTTCGAGGTGAAGGTCGGACGCTTTCCCTTGCTCGCCAATGGCAAGGCCATTGCGCTCGGGGAGCCGGACGGGCTGGTCAAAACCATCTTCGACGCCAAGACCGGGCGGCTGCTCGGCGCGCATCTCATCGGCGCCGAGGCGACCGAGCTTATTCAGGGTTTTGTCATCGCGATGAATCTGGAGACGACGGAAGAAGAGCTGATGCACAGCGTCTTCCCGCATCCGACGCTCTCCGAGGCGATGCACGAAAGCGTGCTCGACGCTTTCGGCAGGGCGATACATATTTGA